Sequence from the Colletotrichum higginsianum IMI 349063 chromosome 6, whole genome shotgun sequence genome:
gcggcgaacTTGGAGGGGTCGACGCcctggaggccgaggatcTGGATCGAGGCGCGGGAGAAGCCGCACTGCGGGGTCTCGGGGGTGCCCTTCATGAAGAGCACAACGGGCGCGGAGCCGACAGCGCTCTCGATCGCCTGCCGCGTCTCGTCCGAGAGCAGGCGGTGCTGGgtgaggaaggggaggggtgcGCGGAAGGCGATCGGGCGCGCGGCCGGGCGGACGGCCTGGCGGGCGAAATTCTAGCGAGCGTTTGGGTCAGCGAAAGGACCTTCTTTGGGAAGGGCGACGGGTCGGTGGTTCAACATACTGAGCGAAGGAACGTCCTTGAGAACATGGTGGGCTGTGGTTTGTGTGGTGCGTTGGaagcggcggaggagggacacaacagagagagagagagatgatgAGAAATGCGAAATTGATCGGATGGCAGAGAACGGGTGATGTAATGAGGTGAGCTCGGTGAAGAAGCTTGGACCATGCATTCACCGATACTCACCGACATTGCGAGCTCCATGTGGGTTCGTCTCGC
This genomic interval carries:
- a CDS encoding Glutaredoxin, with amino-acid sequence MFSRTFLRSNFARQAVRPAARPIAFRAPLPFLTQHRLLSDETRQAIESAVGSAPVVLFMKGTPETPQCGFSRASIQILGLQGVDPSKFAAFNVLADPELRQGIKEFSDWPTIPQLYVDKEFVGGCDILVSMHQNGELAKLLEEKKVLAEAEAEKKE